In Coleofasciculus sp. FACHB-T130, the sequence GAGTTTGTTGTTCCAGCAGTTGGGTGTAGCGGCGCGGCAAGGGTAACGAACGACTTCCGGCACGAGAGAAGGCAACCAGAGAAGTAAGGAGGAGAGAAAGGCGTGAAGTTAGCTGTGTTGAGTCAGAGTGCGAGGGGTGCTTTCGGTAAAGTATTGCCGAAAATGCGGGTTCTTTGGGCGATGCTGTTAGCGGTCGTATTGCTGTCGGGCTGCGTTCAGTATGATGCTGGGGTGAGGTTCGAGAATCCGAACCGTGGCGAGATTGTCCAGCATATCAAGTTGGGCGAACAGCTGACGGCATTGAGCAGCGATCAGGCACAGGAATGGTTAGATAGCCTTCAGCGTCGGGCGCGACAATTGCAAGGGAAAACGAAGCGCATCTCAAACCAGGAAGTTGTGGTGACAATCCCGTTCGCTAGCGGTGCGGAACTGGAAGAGAAGTTTAACCAGTTTTTTAATCCCCCTGTAAAGAAAGGTTCTCAGGCGGCGACAGAGACAGATTTACCAAAGATTAATTCCCACCTGAGTCTGAGACAGGGGAATTTCCTGTTCTGGATACGGAATCACTTAAGCTACGATTTGGATTTGCGATCGCTCGGTGTTCTTTCTACTAACGGTAACGTTATCGTTAGTCCCGGTTCGCTGTTCGATTTGGACTTTAGCTTGAGAACCCCTTGGGGCGCGCGGAGTGTTGAGAAGGCGGAGAATGCACTCAACCCAGTTATCTCAGAGAAAGGACATCTGTTAGTTTGGACGCTCAAACCCGGTGAAGTGAACCATGTTGAGGCGGTATTCTGGCTT encodes:
- a CDS encoding DUF3153 domain-containing protein, with the translated sequence MKLAVLSQSARGAFGKVLPKMRVLWAMLLAVVLLSGCVQYDAGVRFENPNRGEIVQHIKLGEQLTALSSDQAQEWLDSLQRRARQLQGKTKRISNQEVVVTIPFASGAELEEKFNQFFNPPVKKGSQAATETDLPKINSHLSLRQGNFLFWIRNHLSYDLDLRSLGVLSTNGNVIVSPGSLFDLDFSLRTPWGARSVEKAENALNPVISEKGHLLVWTLKPGEVNHVEAVFWLPSPLGIGTLMIILLVVAGFYLKYNRGKGSGVSSAPPSVPQVS